The following are from one region of the Maribacter aquivivus genome:
- the thiD gene encoding bifunctional hydroxymethylpyrimidine kinase/phosphomethylpyrimidine kinase, producing MEDIKTPYNSVLSIAGSDSGGCAGIQADIKSISACGAYAATVITATTAQNTLGVTDIHAIPISHIEKQLDAVLSDIQFGAVKIGMLHSCEVIKVVQEKLAEYKLKNIVLDPVMVTTSGHKLITDDAIACLKNLFPKVSLITPNIPEAELLIGQKITSDNMKVMVKKIGEQFQSSVLLKGGHINDHTIIMTDVFYDDNTGEVSIITNPRVHTDNTHGTGCSLSSSIAAYLSLGEPMLSAITKGCNYVNKAIAAGKHKTLGQGNGPINHFGL from the coding sequence ATGGAAGATATAAAAACACCTTACAACAGTGTCTTGTCTATTGCCGGTAGCGATTCTGGTGGTTGTGCAGGTATACAAGCAGATATTAAAAGTATTAGTGCCTGTGGTGCCTACGCGGCCACGGTAATTACAGCAACTACGGCACAGAATACTTTAGGAGTCACAGATATACACGCCATACCTATTTCTCATATAGAAAAGCAATTAGATGCCGTGCTAAGTGATATTCAATTCGGAGCGGTTAAAATTGGAATGCTGCATTCTTGCGAAGTGATAAAAGTAGTACAAGAGAAACTGGCGGAATATAAATTAAAGAACATTGTTTTAGACCCAGTAATGGTCACTACATCCGGACATAAATTAATTACCGATGATGCCATTGCTTGTCTAAAGAATTTATTTCCAAAAGTAAGTTTGATCACTCCTAATATTCCTGAAGCAGAATTGTTAATTGGTCAGAAAATTACAAGTGATAACATGAAAGTCATGGTAAAGAAGATCGGAGAACAGTTTCAAAGTTCTGTATTGTTAAAAGGCGGACATATAAATGACCATACAATTATAATGACCGATGTTTTTTATGATGATAATACAGGAGAAGTAAGCATTATAACAAACCCAAGAGTACATACAGACAATACTCACGGTACGGGTTGTAGCCTTTCTTCAAGCATTGCCGCTTATTTAAGTTTAGGAGAACCTATGCTTAGTGCTATTACAAAAGGTTGCAACTATGTCAATAAGGCAATTGCGGCTGGCAAACATAAAACCTTAGGTCAAGGCAACGGACCTATTAATCATTTTGGGTTGTAG
- the thiM gene encoding hydroxyethylthiazole kinase: protein MSSFATVLNQIRTKSPLVHNITNYVVMNNTANALLAVGASPVMAHAIEEVEDIVTISSSLVINMGTLSEKWVESMLLAAEQAKKTNTPFVFDPVGVGASTYRTEVAQMIMKAATPNVIRGNASEIMALAKLTNSTKGVDSTMDTQDAIEGATLLAKKYNNTVIISGETDFIITGDTVSKIENGNPMMAKITGMGCTATAMVGACLGVEENAHLAATAAMAIMGVAGDMANEKSAGPGSFQMNFYDSLYHITPDMLASKVKTNV from the coding sequence ATGAGCAGTTTTGCCACCGTTTTAAACCAAATTAGAACCAAGAGCCCACTAGTACATAATATTACCAATTACGTGGTAATGAACAACACAGCAAATGCATTGTTAGCCGTTGGCGCATCACCCGTAATGGCGCATGCTATTGAAGAAGTTGAGGATATTGTAACCATTTCTTCCTCCCTTGTTATTAATATGGGAACGTTAAGCGAGAAATGGGTAGAAAGTATGCTCTTGGCTGCAGAGCAAGCAAAGAAAACCAATACACCATTTGTATTTGATCCAGTTGGCGTAGGTGCATCTACTTACAGAACAGAAGTTGCCCAAATGATTATGAAAGCTGCCACACCAAATGTAATTCGTGGTAATGCTTCTGAGATTATGGCATTGGCAAAATTGACCAATTCTACAAAAGGTGTAGATAGTACAATGGATACTCAAGATGCTATTGAAGGCGCTACACTTTTGGCTAAGAAATACAATAACACCGTTATTATTAGTGGTGAAACCGATTTCATCATAACCGGAGATACCGTTAGTAAAATAGAAAATGGCAACCCTATGATGGCGAAAATTACCGGTATGGGCTGTACGGCAACTGCTATGGTAGGTGCATGTTTAGGTGTGGAAGAAAATGCGCATTTGGCAGCTACAGCGGCAATGGCAATTATGGGCGTTGCGGGAGATATGGCGAATGAAAAAAGTGCTGGACCAGGGAGTTTCCAGATGAATTTTTATGATAGTTTATATCATATTACTCCCGATATGTTAGCATCAAAAGTAAAAACAAATGTCTAA
- a CDS encoding coiled-coil domain-containing protein produces MFEGKISKKIEYLEEERKKLWDRLSELEKQVSEKPSDIEKEAKQASKKAAEYRNKAEIRLGEANDIHSRLVNIETEIDTKLGDIISNHTKSIEVNKKLLENGTNLANLVTRISEVLEEHPEIEEEIDKLDELILKIEENSSKANTTYKGILTKKNEIDEFHREILGYEDEDEDGEIINVEGLKKELETSYNQLTEVSENLEVNLEDLKLKSEGQYNDFIKTNQGDIDILKSNSKKEYDKINKQIESLLPNALTAGLSSAFVTKKGEEEELYKEYKKSFNNGILFISLSALLPITISIVYLLSGATLTDTIERAPKIMLAFLPLYIPLVWVTISANKKVNLSKRLIEEYSHKQVLSMTIEGLSKQIENIEDAAMSEELRIKLLNSFLNVTSENPGKLILNYQKSDNPILNYFDRDKKKDKTIVDTIKDSTKDIIKTATDEIADGIVNKGV; encoded by the coding sequence ATGTTTGAAGGGAAAATTTCGAAAAAAATTGAATATTTAGAGGAAGAAAGAAAAAAACTTTGGGATAGACTTTCCGAACTGGAAAAACAAGTTTCTGAAAAACCATCAGATATTGAAAAAGAAGCTAAGCAAGCCTCTAAAAAAGCTGCTGAATATAGAAATAAAGCCGAAATTAGACTAGGTGAAGCAAACGATATACATTCAAGGTTAGTTAATATAGAAACTGAAATTGATACTAAATTAGGTGACATAATTTCAAATCATACAAAATCAATTGAAGTCAACAAGAAATTACTTGAAAACGGTACAAATTTAGCTAATCTCGTAACTAGAATAAGTGAAGTTTTGGAAGAACATCCTGAAATTGAAGAAGAAATTGACAAATTAGATGAATTAATATTAAAAATTGAGGAGAATTCTAGTAAAGCAAATACAACATATAAAGGAATTTTAACCAAAAAAAATGAGATAGATGAATTTCATAGAGAGATACTAGGTTATGAGGATGAAGACGAAGATGGCGAAATAATTAATGTTGAAGGTTTAAAAAAAGAACTTGAGACATCATACAATCAACTTACAGAAGTATCTGAAAATTTAGAAGTAAATCTTGAAGATTTAAAACTGAAAAGCGAAGGACAATACAACGATTTTATAAAGACAAATCAAGGTGATATAGACATCCTAAAATCAAATTCAAAAAAAGAGTATGATAAAATTAACAAACAAATCGAATCATTACTACCAAATGCTTTAACTGCAGGTTTAAGTTCTGCATTTGTTACTAAAAAAGGTGAAGAAGAAGAATTATATAAAGAATATAAAAAGAGTTTTAATAATGGAATTTTATTTATTTCCCTTTCAGCTTTATTACCAATTACAATAAGTATTGTTTATCTTTTATCAGGAGCAACTTTAACCGATACAATAGAAAGAGCTCCTAAAATAATGTTAGCATTTCTTCCGCTTTATATTCCTTTAGTTTGGGTTACTATTTCTGCTAATAAAAAGGTCAATTTATCAAAAAGATTGATAGAGGAGTATTCACATAAACAAGTGCTAAGTATGACAATAGAGGGACTCTCAAAACAAATAGAAAATATTGAAGATGCAGCCATGTCAGAAGAATTAAGAATAAAACTTCTAAATAGCTTCTTAAATGTAACAAGTGAAAACCCTGGAAAATTGATTTTAAATTATCAAAAATCTGATAACCCAATCTTAAACTATTTTGACCGAGATAAGAAAAAGGATAAAACCATTGTTGATACTATAAAAGATAGCACTAAGGATATTATTAAAACAGCAACTGATGAAATTGCAGATGGAATAGTTAATAAAGGTGTGTAA
- the tenA gene encoding thiaminase II has protein sequence MQDWYQLARGKTDHILEAIKEQPFITELMNGTLPSDVFQFYINQDAMYLAEYKKVLATVGVKCEHVDDTQFFLDSATGIINVENALHQIFLKDNQLAHEPSPTCELYTSYLSRIVTNHSLEEALAVVLPCFTIYKEIGDYIQANQTNKDDNTYQSWIDTYGGEAFAASVSQAIAITNTYAANASVDVLQKMEVAFVKASKLEWMFWDSAYNKEAWKI, from the coding sequence ATGCAAGACTGGTACCAACTAGCAAGAGGAAAAACGGATCATATTCTGGAAGCCATCAAAGAACAACCCTTTATTACAGAGTTGATGAACGGTACGCTCCCATCCGATGTTTTTCAGTTTTATATCAATCAAGATGCGATGTACCTTGCGGAATATAAAAAAGTATTGGCAACTGTGGGTGTCAAATGCGAGCATGTAGATGATACCCAATTTTTTCTAGATTCCGCTACAGGGATTATCAATGTTGAGAACGCGCTGCATCAAATTTTTCTAAAAGATAATCAGTTAGCACACGAGCCCTCTCCTACTTGCGAACTGTATACAAGTTACTTGAGTCGTATCGTAACAAATCATTCTTTAGAAGAAGCATTGGCAGTTGTACTACCTTGTTTTACCATTTACAAAGAAATTGGAGATTACATACAGGCAAACCAGACCAATAAAGACGATAACACGTATCAAAGTTGGATAGATACTTATGGTGGCGAGGCGTTTGCTGCTTCGGTCAGCCAAGCTATTGCGATTACCAACACATATGCTGCAAATGCATCTGTTGATGTATTGCAAAAGATGGAAGTAGCGTTCGTAAAAGCATCAAAATTAGAGTGGATGTTTTGGGATAGCGCCTATAATAAAGAAGCATGGAAGATATAA
- a CDS encoding polysaccharide lyase family 7 protein, giving the protein MNKNTITLVASLLVLGLSFNSCKDTNKKVDSATENGSSEEQMDKTVYASDVIPFFDDWKLILGDGSNAGIANNFENKDFFYTTNDGKDDWVVFKAPNGGDTHGTSNNTRTELAQIKKFYPETADDKLTATLKVMNVSSTGDARVAATHAVVVGQIHSADAFENEPLKIFYKKFPGHTKGSVFWHYEINTAGDDNAGRWDYSNAVWGNDFSVVGETADTYPAEPEDGIALGEEFSYEVVVKDGIMSLKFMSDGHETKTFTKNLLESEYTTKADIPEQTKKLFFPIGQDGVERKEAYTGEGLFFKLGTYNQTNGKSPDVNMNWCSGAETHGGDIQKQYEDGNYAEVWFKTASISVSDAAVSNEGYFTKND; this is encoded by the coding sequence ATGAATAAAAATACAATCACATTAGTAGCTTCTCTTTTAGTGTTAGGTCTATCATTTAATAGCTGTAAGGACACTAATAAAAAAGTAGATTCAGCAACTGAGAACGGTTCTAGCGAAGAACAAATGGATAAAACAGTTTATGCCAGCGATGTCATTCCTTTTTTCGATGATTGGAAATTAATTCTGGGGGATGGATCTAATGCAGGGATTGCCAATAATTTCGAAAACAAAGATTTCTTCTATACTACAAATGACGGCAAAGATGATTGGGTAGTTTTTAAAGCTCCCAATGGTGGCGATACTCATGGCACTTCTAATAATACCAGAACAGAACTAGCGCAGATTAAAAAGTTTTATCCAGAAACGGCAGATGATAAATTAACCGCTACATTAAAAGTTATGAATGTTTCTTCTACTGGTGATGCAAGAGTAGCTGCAACACATGCTGTTGTAGTTGGTCAAATTCATAGTGCAGATGCCTTTGAGAACGAGCCACTTAAAATATTTTACAAAAAATTTCCGGGTCACACTAAAGGTTCTGTTTTTTGGCATTATGAAATTAATACCGCTGGTGATGATAATGCTGGTAGATGGGACTATTCTAATGCTGTTTGGGGAAATGACTTTTCTGTGGTTGGTGAAACAGCTGACACCTACCCAGCAGAGCCTGAAGATGGTATTGCTTTAGGTGAAGAATTTAGCTATGAAGTTGTTGTAAAAGACGGAATCATGAGCTTGAAGTTTATGAGTGACGGACATGAAACTAAAACATTTACTAAGAATCTGTTAGAATCAGAATACACTACAAAAGCTGATATTCCTGAGCAAACGAAGAAATTATTCTTTCCAATTGGTCAAGATGGTGTTGAGCGCAAAGAGGCATATACTGGTGAAGGTCTATTTTTTAAACTTGGTACTTACAACCAAACTAATGGTAAATCTCCTGACGTAAATATGAATTGGTGCTCTGGTGCGGAAACCCATGGCGGCGATATTCAAAAACAATATGAAGATGGCAACTATGCAGAAGTTTGGTTTAAAACTGCGAGTATATCGGTTAGTGATGCAGCCGTATCTAACGAAGGCTATTTCACGAAAAATGATTAA
- the thiE gene encoding thiamine phosphate synthase → MSKVDYALMYVTDDSIRDDNHFFAILEGALKGGATIIQLREKTSDTLAFYKRALRCKELCSNYEIPLLINDRLDIALAIDADGVHIGQSDMPYEVARRLLGNSKIIGLSVSNKEHAEQPNAQAADYIGISPIFSTNIKTTDLAKPLGILGLKEIRQIYKKPIVCIGGIHKDNTQEIIANGADGIAVVSAISKADNPEETSRELKNILCKTGTN, encoded by the coding sequence ATGTCTAAAGTAGACTATGCTTTAATGTATGTGACGGATGATAGCATTAGAGATGACAACCACTTTTTTGCTATTCTCGAAGGGGCTTTAAAAGGCGGAGCAACCATCATTCAATTACGGGAGAAAACTTCTGATACCTTAGCGTTTTACAAACGTGCATTACGGTGTAAAGAATTATGTAGCAACTATGAAATTCCATTGCTAATTAATGACCGACTGGATATTGCTTTGGCTATAGATGCAGACGGAGTTCATATTGGTCAGTCCGATATGCCTTATGAAGTTGCACGTAGGTTATTAGGTAATAGTAAGATTATTGGATTATCGGTAAGTAATAAAGAACACGCCGAGCAGCCTAATGCTCAGGCAGCAGATTATATTGGCATCTCCCCTATTTTTTCTACGAATATAAAGACAACGGATTTAGCAAAACCCTTAGGTATTTTAGGATTAAAAGAAATACGACAGATATATAAAAAACCTATTGTCTGCATAGGAGGAATTCACAAAGACAATACACAAGAAATTATAGCTAATGGAGCGGACGGAATAGCAGTAGTTTCTGCCATTTCTAAGGCAGATAATCCTGAAGAAACATCAAGAGAACTTAAAAATATATTATGCAAGACTGGTACCAACTAG
- a CDS encoding NAD(P)-dependent alcohol dehydrogenase codes for MKAFTKRTYGGPEVLQLEEVEMPTVKDHSILVKVMANSANPADWHILRGKPFFARLSFGLFKPKEPILGSDFAGIIKEIGNGVKDFKVGDHVFGEMLGGGAFAEYACVPTEVCAKIPEHIDFPIMASIPVAGLTAYQALITHGKIKAGESVLINGASGGVGHFAVQLAKAYGAKVTAVCSLRNTDFVRSLGADKIIAYDKTNIHQYKDNYDLVIDTHGNLTHSDYKRMGKRGVMVGFTTMKHMFSVLMSNAISKFPLTQFTAQANSDDLNILASLVQEGKIKIHLENTYPYTKIPEAITFIEQMRTRGKVAMVWEI; via the coding sequence ATGAAAGCTTTTACTAAAAGAACCTATGGAGGACCAGAAGTACTTCAACTAGAAGAAGTTGAGATGCCTACTGTAAAAGATCATAGTATTTTGGTGAAGGTTATGGCGAACTCCGCTAATCCTGCTGATTGGCATATTCTTCGTGGGAAACCTTTTTTTGCTCGCTTATCTTTCGGATTGTTCAAACCTAAGGAACCTATATTGGGGTCAGATTTTGCAGGTATAATCAAGGAGATAGGTAACGGTGTAAAAGACTTTAAAGTTGGGGATCACGTGTTTGGAGAAATGTTGGGCGGTGGTGCTTTTGCGGAATATGCTTGTGTACCAACAGAGGTATGTGCCAAAATACCTGAACATATAGATTTCCCTATTATGGCTAGTATTCCCGTTGCCGGACTAACAGCGTACCAAGCACTAATTACACATGGAAAAATAAAGGCTGGGGAATCGGTTTTAATCAATGGAGCTTCTGGTGGTGTAGGTCATTTTGCAGTGCAATTGGCAAAAGCATATGGAGCAAAAGTTACAGCAGTTTGTTCTTTAAGAAATACAGACTTTGTAAGATCGCTGGGAGCAGATAAAATCATTGCATACGATAAAACCAATATCCATCAGTACAAAGATAATTACGACCTGGTAATTGACACCCACGGTAACCTCACGCATTCAGATTACAAAAGAATGGGTAAAAGAGGTGTAATGGTCGGTTTTACTACTATGAAACATATGTTTTCTGTTTTAATGAGCAATGCAATTAGCAAATTTCCGTTGACTCAATTTACCGCACAAGCCAATTCAGACGACCTAAATATCTTGGCATCCTTAGTACAAGAAGGTAAAATTAAAATTCATTTAGAAAACACATATCCGTATACTAAAATTCCTGAAGCTATCACTTTTATTGAGCAAATGCGCACAAGAGGAAAAGTAGCTATGGTTTGGGAAATATAA